Proteins encoded together in one Vitis vinifera cultivar Pinot Noir 40024 chromosome 4, ASM3070453v1 window:
- the LOC100255321 gene encoding cadmium-induced protein AS8 isoform X1 codes for MILMIIKGLFRRYERWNPVHPTSGAFWGMGIGIGCGVGWGPGFGPEVIGYVGAGCGVGFSVGITLAGVGIGLPANCLIEVPYNAFIATRNGALEFTRMSGLLSMGNAAGDGLNNIVSHISGLQREASGRFSSFKGRHTLNKGVDLCDSKSLMLHSRSILERIRTSGCSFFHGRRGMLMSPWNF; via the exons ATG ATCCTAATGATCATAAAAGGGTTGTTTAGAAGATATGAAAGATGGAATCCTGTGCATCCAACATCCGGAGCCTTTTGGGGCATGGGGATAGGCATTGGTTGTGGTGTTGGATGGGGTCCTGGGTTTGGCCCTGAGGtgattgggtatgtgggagctgGTTGTGGTGTTGGATTTAGTGTTGGCATCACTCTGGCTGGTGTTGGTATTGGTCTTCCTGCAAATTGCCTTATTGAAGTTCCTTATAATG cCTTTATAGCAACAAGAAATGGTGCTTTGGAGTTTACCCGAATGAGTGGTCTTCTTTCCATGGGAAACGCTGCAGGGGATGGCCTGAACAACATTGTATCACACATCTCTGGTTTGCAAAGAGAAGCCAGTGGCAGGTTCTCTAGCTTTAAGGGTAGACATACCTTGAACAAAGGGGTAGATTTATGTGACTCGAAGAGTTTAATGCTTCATTCTAGGTCTATTTTGGAACGTATAAGAACATCTGGTTGCAGCTTCTTTCATGGTCGGAGAGGTATGTTAATGAGTCCATGGAATTTTTAG
- the LOC100255321 gene encoding cadmium-induced protein AS8 isoform X2 encodes MILMIIKGLFRRYERWNPVHPTSGAFWGMGIGIGCGVGWGPGFGPEVIGYVGAGCGVGFSVGITLAGVGIGLPANCLIEVPYNAFIATRNGALEFTRMSGLLSMGNAAGDGLNNIVSHISGLQREASGRFSSFKGRHTLNKGVDLCDSKSLMLHSRSILERIRTSGCSFFHGRRGLKD; translated from the exons ATG ATCCTAATGATCATAAAAGGGTTGTTTAGAAGATATGAAAGATGGAATCCTGTGCATCCAACATCCGGAGCCTTTTGGGGCATGGGGATAGGCATTGGTTGTGGTGTTGGATGGGGTCCTGGGTTTGGCCCTGAGGtgattgggtatgtgggagctgGTTGTGGTGTTGGATTTAGTGTTGGCATCACTCTGGCTGGTGTTGGTATTGGTCTTCCTGCAAATTGCCTTATTGAAGTTCCTTATAATG cCTTTATAGCAACAAGAAATGGTGCTTTGGAGTTTACCCGAATGAGTGGTCTTCTTTCCATGGGAAACGCTGCAGGGGATGGCCTGAACAACATTGTATCACACATCTCTGGTTTGCAAAGAGAAGCCAGTGGCAGGTTCTCTAGCTTTAAGGGTAGACATACCTTGAACAAAGGGGTAGATTTATGTGACTCGAAGAGTTTAATGCTTCATTCTAGGTCTATTTTGGAACGTATAAGAACATCTGGTTGCAGCTTCTTTCATGGTCGGAGAG
- the LOC100255321 gene encoding cadmium-induced protein AS8 isoform X3 produces MIIKGLFRRYERWNPVHPTSGAFWGMGIGIGCGVGWGPGFGPEVIGYVGAGCGVGFSVGITLAGVGIGLPANCLIEVPYNAFIATRNGALEFTRMSGLLSMGNAAGDGLNNIVSHISGLQREASGRFSSFKGRHTLNKGVDLCDSKSLMLHSRSILERIRTSGCSFFHGRRGLKD; encoded by the exons ATGATCATAAAAGGGTTGTTTAGAAGATATGAAAGATGGAATCCTGTGCATCCAACATCCGGAGCCTTTTGGGGCATGGGGATAGGCATTGGTTGTGGTGTTGGATGGGGTCCTGGGTTTGGCCCTGAGGtgattgggtatgtgggagctgGTTGTGGTGTTGGATTTAGTGTTGGCATCACTCTGGCTGGTGTTGGTATTGGTCTTCCTGCAAATTGCCTTATTGAAGTTCCTTATAATG cCTTTATAGCAACAAGAAATGGTGCTTTGGAGTTTACCCGAATGAGTGGTCTTCTTTCCATGGGAAACGCTGCAGGGGATGGCCTGAACAACATTGTATCACACATCTCTGGTTTGCAAAGAGAAGCCAGTGGCAGGTTCTCTAGCTTTAAGGGTAGACATACCTTGAACAAAGGGGTAGATTTATGTGACTCGAAGAGTTTAATGCTTCATTCTAGGTCTATTTTGGAACGTATAAGAACATCTGGTTGCAGCTTCTTTCATGGTCGGAGAG